CAGCCTCGAAAGAAGATATTCACCGTCTTCGGATTATCTGCGTGCCGTGCAAAAAGACATCGAAAGTTTCACCAATTTTTTCAGCGAGAAAAAGTTAGTCACGATCCAGAGACGGAAATGCAATATAATGGGTGTGATACGTTGACAGCAATGACAGCTGTCATTTGAGGCCGAAATTATGGCCGCGGGAATTTTTGCAAGTCCACAGTGTGATTTGAAGAGTTTTAAAAGCAGTTATATTGGATGAGAAAAATGGAATTCTCTTCATATTCTAACAATTCACAATACTATTCTACCTgtttaatgtaattttaaacTTATCAGTAAGCATTAATTTCTTACCATGAGCTGACAAACATATGTGTATCGCCGTAAGAATGTTTGTGCACTACGCAACTTCCAGTCCATTTGTAATTGAACTTCGAATTAttcattgaaatttattggGTTATATTATACCCCAAGCTTCCTCGAAAGCAGAACATATTTTTGTGCACGTTAATGCAGCCGACAAAGGATAGTTGCTGATCGATACGGATCCTTCGGTGTAGTCTAGGTTTAAATTGCCATGGGCAAACGCTCCAATAACTATCGTAATCGGTTCATTTTGCTCCGGTACCAGCTCCTTGGCATTCTTAACCTGAGTAGCACTGAAAGACATTGCCAGCTTGCGACATCCCACTGGCAAATGGTTGGTGATGGGATTCTTTACAATTCTCATCAACTTTTTCTGCGTATCCGCTgctttgattgaaaatttatgaagCAGTTGTACTGAAAACAGAAGTTTCAACTAAATTAGACAACGGAGTCACACCTCGCCGGGATGTTGCTGCTTACCCATAAGACCAGCAAAACGTTTGAATGTTCGCGGTATTCTTGTTTGTGGATCTATTTCGATCAACATATTCTTCTCCGTTTTAACAAACACCTGCAGCAACCCGGCTCTGTTAAG
This genomic window from Anopheles maculipalpis chromosome 2RL, idAnoMacuDA_375_x, whole genome shotgun sequence contains:
- the LOC126558930 gene encoding ribosomal RNA small subunit methyltransferase NEP1, which produces MGKKRKAGFAEDDNVEYDLPAKHMNTSHIRANERRLIIVLEGAQLETVKVGPVFELLNCDDHLNIFRKIQRDPGSCRPDITHQSLLMLMDSPLNRAGLLQVFVKTEKNMLIEIDPQTRIPRTFKRFAGLMVQLLHKFSIKAADTQKKLMRIVKNPITNHLPVGCRKLAMSFSATQVKNAKELVPEQNEPITIVIGAFAHGNLNLDYTEGSVSISNYPLSAALTCTKICSAFEEAWGII